The genome window ACGCATTAGATCCCTCTGGAGGCCCATCACGTAGTGATCGCTCAGACTCCAAAGGATTCCAATTTGGCACGATAAGCCCCTTGGCCAGACTAACAACAACTGAATCTGGATGAGGGCGTATCTTGTTAAGCACGTTCGGAAATGCATTTGCTGGGACAGCCAATATAAGGAGACCCCGTCCATTTATGGCTTTTGAAAGGTCGGTTGTAGCAAGATCACTGCTTTCACGACTTGTTGAAGCTCTCTCCCATGGGACGATATCATGGTCTGGTAGTCGACTATGAATGGCCTGTCCGTAGACCCCATAGCCGATCATGGCGATCTTTTGTTGGAACGCGGCTCGTTGAGCGATAGTTAGTTCGCCGGAGTGGTTAGTTGCCGGCGCTTCTAGGAGAGTTTTCCTATCAGCCGAGGTCGGTCGCATCGAAAATATGGATTGGTCTAACCGTATGGACGGCTTTCCCTGGACAGGGTCATTAGATGGATCATTGGAAGGTAGTGACAAGGGAGCCTCCTATTAACAACCGCTTAAATTAGCTAATTAATACCATCGCTGCGCCCTGTAGTCTTTCAAGACTGTGTTAGTTCTTCGTGAGTAATTAAGGTAACTATTCACTCTTAAAACTATGCCGAGAGCTGACTTGGCCCCTAAAATCATATAGACTATCGGTATTAGTCCGTTATGTAAATTATCTCAAAAGGTGTGTGGTAGATTACAGTATGACAGTTTACGCAGAAAAGATCAGTTCGTCTCTAAAACATACAGTTGATTCACTCTCCCGAGCAGATGCCATTAACTCAATCACAGATGCAGGGACCTTTGACATACTAGTTGTTGGTGGTGGTATTCATGGGGCTGCGGTTGCCCGATTTGCCGCAGCCTATGGGTTCAAAACAACACTCCTAGAGAGGTCAGATTATGCAGGAGCTACCTCCAGCCGCAGCTCAAAGATGGCTCACGGAGGTCTGCGTTATTTGGAGCTCTGTGATTTCGAGCAGGTCTTTGAGGGGATAAAAGCCAGAGAGGAGATGTTTGAACATATTGGGAACCTAGTTAAGCCTGCTGATTTCCTTATTCCAGTCCCAAAAGGCTCGTACTTCTTCAAGATTAAGCTCGGGATTGGGTTATTCCTTTACGATCTGCTGGTAAAGAAAAAGGATCGACGACACCGTTGGATCCCTCGCGCTAAGCTTAACTTTCCCGGGTTTCACAGCGGGCGAGATGACCTGATGGGATGTTTCGTCTATACCGATGGAATAATGAGCGATGCACGCTTAGTAATAGACAACATTATTGCGGCGCGTCGATACGGAGCAACTTGCCTTAACTACTGCGAAGTGACCTCCCTCACTCGCGGCAAGGATGGAATATTAGAGGTTAAAGCTCTCGATACAAAGGGTGGGAGTGAGCTAAATCTTCGCGCTAAATTGATCGTAAACTGTACGGGCCCCTGGGCCTCCATGCTCGCAAACACCCTTGGAGCGGAGCCGCGCCCACTTAAATTTAGCCGCGGTTCTCACATCATCTTTAATAAGCCATGGACCGGACCGAGCCTCTTTTTGCCTATGCCTGGAAAGGCCCGTTATTACTTCGTCTGGCCACATCATGCAGGAACGATGGTTGGAACGACAGAGCGAGAGGTTGAGCAGATTGAGCTCGATCCAATGCCTTCAACTGATGAGGTTGACGAGATATTAGGCCGCCTCGAGAAGGATATTCCAGATGCTGGACTCAATCGAGGGAGCGCCTGTTACGCATTCGCAGGTATCCGAACCCTTCCGATACGTGGCAAGGATGCCAACTCAGCGGTTCTCTCACGTAAGCACATCTGGACGCATGTAAATGGGGTGTTGAGCTTGCTTGGGGGCAAATATACTACCGCCTCATGGACGGCTTTTGAGGGGGTAAAGGAGGCTGCGCAAATTCTCGGCAGACCGCTCTCTAACGCTGAAATCCAAGAGAGGCAGGACCTAAAGAAGTTACCTGGGAGTACAAGCAACACGGAATCTAAGGAGTTAATAAATGCATTAACTCATCGGCAACTTCCGTCAGAGATTCAAGATCGACTACTAGGCCGATATGGAAAGCGCCTTGGCGATAACTATTTAGAATATGTTCAGAGATCTCCGGAGAAGATTATAGAGTTAGAAACTATGATCGCCCTTGATACCGAGCAGGTTGAGAGCCTAGAAGATCTAATGCGGCGTAGGCTGGAGCTTGAATATACCGAAGGGCACGGTGAAAAGTATCTACCGATTATTAAAGAGGTCTTTAGGCAGATGCGTCCCGATATCGACTTCGATAAAGAGTCGACAGAGTACCTTGCCCGCATGCAGAGGATACACTCCATTCTCGGTAAATCTTAACGCTCAAGTGAGCAATTGCCGGCGGCGGCATATGTCGCGTAAGTACCTGATGCTACTATCCTAACACATATTTAACGTCGTTTGTTTGAGTAGGTTGTGCGGCTCTGATACCCTTTATCGTAGCAAGCGAGCTTTTGTCGTAGCAGGCGATGTCTCGTGCAGTTAATTCTAATTATATCTCATGACTAATTTAGTAGTAAGTACATGAATACAACTCAGGGTAACAACGCAGAGGCAGATAGGTTAGGTACTATTATGATAAAAGGAGAGGTGACTCTTGCTTCAAACGGCTATCGTCCTGAGCTAACCACGGATACCTCTCCTATCCTAAATAAAGAGGCATTCATATTTGATTTAGATGGCACCGTATGGAACGGCAAAAAGATAATTCCTGGTGTAGTAGAGGCTATTCAAAAGCTGAGAGAGCTAGGCAAACAGCCGATCTTTTTGACGAACAACTCTTCAAAGTCACGCCAAGAGTACCTTACTAGATTGCAGGGGCTCGGGCTCTGTAACGATCTTAAAGAGATCGTTATGTCGACAGACACGGTCACTACCTACCTGAAGAACCACGGATTTAAGAGTGCCTATATCATGGGTACTCCGGCGATGAGGGAGATGTGCGCCGAGTCTGGTGTCTCTCACGAAGCGGATCTCAGCAAAGTGAACGTAGTTGTGATCGGGTTTGATCGAACTGCCACGGCTGACAAACTCACAGAGGTAGGGCGGTTAGTAGCAAAGGGTATTCCATATATCGTAGCACACCCGGATCCGTTCTGCCCAAGCGATGAGGGGCCGATCATGGATTGTGGTGCGTACTATGCTGCTATCAAGGTCATGACCGGTATTGAGGCGAAAGCTATCCTTGGAAAACCATCGGCAGCTATGATTGAAGAGGTCGAGATCCGTTTCTCGATAGCACGCGATAAAATGGTAATGTTTGGTGATCGTCTCTACACCGATGTCGCTCTTGGAAGGGCTGCTAACATTGACTCCGTGCTCGTTCTTACAGGGGAGAACACCCTTAAGGATGCAGCATCTAGCACTGAGAGACCGACCTGGATCCTGAATTCAGTAGCCGAACTACATAGCGACGTTTAAATAGTAAAAATCTATGAGTAATCCAATAACTACAGACACCAAGAGTGTATCTAAAGATCTATTTCCGGAGGCTTTAAGTGATAAATTAAAGCTCCCCTCTGCTGACGGGCGTCTACATTACCTTGGGTGCGTTGCGCGCGGAGAGCTCCCAGCACTGCTAGTGATTAGTGGACTCCCTGGCGCCGGTAAGACAACGATCTTTAATTTCTTACAACAGGATCCATCAAAAACATATACCGCTACTACTCGCTATATGCCGCGCGAACGGCGCCCGAACGATACTGTCGGAGATCAGCCGTGGCGATTTAAACAGGATGGTACAACCGGAGCCGATTTAACTGGGCCAGAGAGCGTGATCTTCTCTAATGTAAAATATAAAGGGTATTACGGCTTTACTGGCGGCGATATCGTTAAAGCGCTTAATCGTGGCGAGATCCCGGTGATGTTAGTGACGAGCTACATCGAGATGACTCAGTTAGCGGAGGCTTTGCACAACATGCTCCCAGTAGCGCCACTTGTGACCCTACGCGTTGAGGTTCCGCAAGATATCCTTCCTGGAAGAATCATCAGCCGCGTTGGCGCTCATCCCGAGGAGCACACGGAACGCATCGAGAAGCTAGGCAGCTTAGTGAGGGCAGATATGCTTCAAACCCCACTCCTGCACAAGGTATACGACACACGCGTTGTGTGGAATGTGACAGAGAGAGAGGCTGTGGAGAATGGGTATTTTAGTGGACAGTTCAGGGGCCTGACCCCCGACGCCCTCGCTGCGATGATGGTTGAGGCTACAGTTGATGCCCAAACGCGTGCGATGAACGAGGCTAAGGATATCCTAACTAGGCGAAAGTTAGAGTATGGGCATCCATCAGTTCCTAACTGTATCACAGAGATTCTTGACCAGGTGCTCTTACCGGCAGCAGCCGAGTGCTTATCTGCAGGTGCGATAGCTAGGGGCGAGAGCGCAATTGTAATTAAGGCTGGTCTTGCAGCAGCAATTTATCTTGAGGGAAAAGGGCGCCCAGTATCTCCTGATATCGACTGGACGCTGGTTGAATCGCCAGGCGCAAAGGTACAGATGGAGGTTCTCATGGAGAAGCTCTGTAATAACATACCTGTCTGGATAGATGGGAAAGACAAGGCGGTTTATCACTGCGAGGGAATCAAGGGAGAGGCTAAGGCGAAAGATGGAACTAACGTCGAGCTCGATGCGCTCTTAATTACCCGTGCGCAGCCGGATCCTAAAGGTTTCTGTTTTGTGTGCACTCACGATGAGCACGATCTTTTTCATCGCCGCACCGTTGAAACGCCAGCAGGCTACCTCTTTGGCATGGTTCCACCTGAGCAGTTGTGTGTTGAGAAGTTGCTTGCGGGTCGGGGGCCAGAGATAAACAAATTTGACCTGTTTGACGCAAGTGGCTTGCTTGCAAAATACCACCTGAATCCCAATCTCGTAAAAAAGATGGTTGAGATGCAGCGCTTTGATAACGATCTAGATGCCGATGCCAGTAAGGTAATCAAGGCAGAAAAATGCATCTTGAGTAACGAGCTTCTTTCGCAAATAGGAATCACTGAACCAGTTATGCAACATATCGCTCATTCGATTGGGGCTTTGGTTGATGATGAATGGGCCCCTTATCCCTCTGAAGAACGAACTCTGAGCATGACGGCACTTAAACAGCTCGCCTTCTTAAGCTCTGTCGAGCGATCTCTTAAGCGAGTTGAGGCTATAATGCACGATCAAGTTTTTGCTGTTGGAGAGGAACATGTCTCGATCGGAGAGCGCTTCGGTAAGGACGCTGTGCTTGCCGGGGTTTCGCGCCTGCGAGCTCAGGTAATGCTGCATGCCGGTTATTCGATAGGGATGAACGACACCTTCGTACAAAGGGCACTTGGAAGTGAAGAGGACAGAGCCGAGTTCTTCCAGCACCTAGATAATCAACGCAAATTGCTGACTAAGTAATTATTCGCCATTTCTTGATGTCCCCTGATCCGCTCTGGCTAAAGCTTTAGCGAGACAGGTCGTAGACGCTTTTTTATGGGTGAATAGTTATTGTTTTGGATCTAGCAGAAAACTAGCAGGGTCACCCCCGCAAACTTCGACCGAGACCTTAGAACCTACAACCGTAACAATTGCGTAGCTCTTGGAAGGAACTCCAGTTCCTGAGACATCTTCTATGCACGATTGGATAGTAAAGTACGGGATGCCATTATGTACGGTCATATTATTCCAATGCAGATGCCCGTTAAAGACACCGATAACCTTAGCACTCTCTTCAAAGATTTCGCGAACCTCTGCGCGATTTGAAACGAGGGCCTTATTGATCGATCCATCGAACCAAAAGTTTCCCTTGAGATCTTGATCCGATACAGGGTGATGCATAAAAACTAGGGTCTTTAGCTTAGTAGTAGCGAGGTCCTGCTTAAGCCACTCCAGCTGGTCTGATTCGATTGTCATGTTTTGATGGTTAAAGTGCCGCGTATAAAGAAATACGCAGTGAACATCATTGGCATCGAATGAGTAATGCAGCGAAGTGAGATTAAGGAGCTCGCACAGGTCGTTGTAGTTGAGGTTCTCGCGGTCGTGATTTCCGACGGCGTGATATACAGGCACATTAAACTTCTGGAAATACCAGAGAGCTCGCTTAAAGTTAGCCCGATCGAACTCAACGTTCGGATACCTAACATCGTCCTGGCTCAGATCTCCCAGTTGAGAGATGAATGAGATATCGCTCTCTCGGTTGATAGTTTCCGCGAGCTCACAGAGCACGTTCTCCGATACGTTGCTCATGATGCGGTTTATGCCTCTGTAGAATCCGCATGGTCCGATATGGCTATCTGTTACGATTGCAAATTTCATGAAAGTTCCTCGACTTAATTGCGTCTAACGAACTCTATGTAATAGCGGAGATCCTCGCAACACTTCTATGTGTTCTTGGCCCTAGGAAGCAAGCTTCACGTGGTCGTGTCCGTTCGCTATGACCTTCTTTAAGCCCTTTGATGTAGGGAAGAAGTCCTCAGGGATAACCCCAATCAACTTCTCTACCGATTCACGCTTAACGCGCCAATCTGAGCCTAATTTAAAGCCCTCAATCGTTCCCGCCTTGATTAGGTCGTAGACCTTCGGGCGATGAATCCGCAATAGTTTAGCCACTTCCTTAACAGTTAAAAGAAGGGGCTGTGGTACACTCGTCATACGTTTCTCCTTATTCATTACAACAGAAAATCATCTCAACTCCATTACGTAGTTGATAAACAAGGTTATGGTTCGACCCTGTTCGTATGTGACCTTTATTCTCATTAAAGGGCTAAGATGCTGATCCTGCGCGGTTTTAACCCCTCAGGGGTCGATTTGCAGAGCCCGTCCAGCAGCGCAAGCTGCTGGCGCAGCAATGCGGTGGGGGTGAAAACATTAACTGGTCACAAAATCTGCCGTCCCCGATCAGGGGACGACCAATCGAATTACCTATGAAACTTCGCCGTAATCTGAGTAGCTTGAATCGCGACATTAAACTACGGTGACCAGTTACTTAGGGTTAACCTATAGTAGGGCATACTCCTAGCGAACGGGGGGTTGTGGTATAAGCATCTGAAACGGGCTTAAATCGTTGTTTTCTGACCACATAAGCCTATTTTGCGTACGGTAGATATATGACCCCTAAGAGTTATTGTTTCGTTGTTCCCCGTTATTTTGAGGGGATAGCTGGAGGGGCTGAAACCTTAATGGGAAGCCTTGCGCGTGAGCTGCATGCGCGCGGAGATCGGGTCGAGATTGTATCAACCTGCGCCAGGGATAATCGCACCTGGGCCAACGAGATGCCTGCAGGTGAGGAGCTACTGGGGGGTATTGGGGGTATTAAACTCAACCGATTTCCTGTGGATGAGCGTAACCTAGATAGGTGGGTTCCACTGCAGCTTTCAATTTGTGAGGGTAATCCGGTAGCGCCCGATGATCAGATCACCTGGCTAGCAGAGAGCGTTAATTCGCGCCCTCTGTATGCCTACCTTTTACAGGAGCAGAGCCGCTTTGATGCGATCTTCTTCGGCCCGTATCTTTTCGGAACTACCTTTTGGGGCGCGCTTTTGAATCCACAACGCAGCGTACTGATCCCATGCCTTCATGATGAATCGTACGCGTACCTAGATGTTATCGCCGCGATGTTTAGAGAGGTGCGGGGATGCCTCTTTAACGCAGCGCCTGAGATGCATCTGGCGCGCTCACTCTACGGAGATATCCCAGGGGATGTGGTGGGGATGGGATTCGAGCTGCCGTCGCGTGAATCGATAAAAGAGCTTAAGCCATACTTCACAGATCCTGCCCCCTATATCCTCTACCTCGGTCGCAAGGAGACCGGAAAGAACGTGCAGCTGCTGATCGATTCCTTCTGTACGGCGAAAGATGAGGGGCTTATAGCCGCAGAGGTTAAGCTCGTTATCCTAGGTGGAGGTAGCTTCAGCGACCTGCACCGGCCGCAGGCCCTAGCACGGGGTGATATTATCGATCTGCCGCATCTGAGCGAGATTGAGAAGCAACGCCTACTTCGGCACGCCTTATATCTCTGTCAGCCCTCAACGAATGAATCCTTTTCAATCGTGATGATGGAGGCCTGGATGGTCGAAACACCTGTTGTTGTGCACGCTAAATGTGCAGTAACCAAGCAGCATGTGATTGATTCTAAGGGTGGGCTTTATTTTGCATCTCCGCAGGATCTAGGTGGAGTGACCGAATATTATCTGACGCACCCTGCGGGGCGCTTGCAACACGCCCAGGCGGGCAGAGCTTACGTTGAACGCGAATACGCATGGAGCGCAGTTTTAGAGCGATTCGATCGCACTATGTCTAAGCTCTTTGCTGTGCAGCTTGAAGTTGCAGCACCCTCTCAATAAAACCCTAAGCTTGCATTTGCCACAATTCTAAGCTACTTGAGAGAGATATTAACCCAGGGGAGGTCCGCGGCCTAAAGCCGCACGGATCTGAGACGCTCAATGTGAGTGAGACCCTTTGAACCTGAGACGGATAATACCGGCGTAGGGAGAGGATATATCTTGAGTTCGAGATCCCTATTATTAATCCTAAGCACTGCGGCGATCTATCTTTGTCGCTCATCTGCTAATGCTCAGGAGCTTGAAAGTAAGCAGGAGCCGCACGCTACACAGCTATTTATTTATGGTGCTCCATTTAAGGAGGCACTAATAGATCTCTCTCAAAGCGCTACCGTTGTGCAGGAGGAGCGCTTACGCGAGAAGGGAGAGAATAACTTTAAGTACGAGATCGAATCGATCCCCGACATGATGTGGTCCGGTGGAACCTCACGCCCCCGATTCTTTATTATTCGCGGTATCGGTGAGCTGGAGCAGTACGAGGGTGCTCCTAACCCCTCCGTAGCAACCATCATTGACGATATCGATTTCAGTGGCCTGGGTCTCGTTACGCCGATGTTTGATATCGAACAGGTTGAGGTACTGCGTGGTCCGCAAGGAATCCGCTTCGGTTCGAGCGCACTAGCAGGTGCAATCAACGTGCGTTCGCAGGATCCAACTGAGTTTACTACCGGAACGGTTGAGGTGATGGCTGGTAACGACGAGTTGGGGGCAGGGGGGATCGCTATTGGTGGCGCTATTCCCGGCACCGCTGAAAAACTACAGATAAGGTTCTCGGCATACAACACACAGAGTAACGGATTTCGGAATAACTTATATTTAGGGCGCGATAATACAAATAATATAGATGAATCGTTAGCGCGGCTTAAACTTCGCTATCGAGAATCTGCGCGACTTTCCTTTGACCTCTCGGTATGGGGTGTTCAAGCAAGTAACGGCTTCGACGCCTTTGCTATAGATAATTCACTAAAGACGCACTCCGATCGTCCGGGGCAAGATGCCACGCAGGTGAGAGCCGCTTCCTTTAAGGTAACTGCACAGGTTCTTAATAACCTTAAACTTGAAGCGATCAGTAGCGCCGCTAAGACCTCAAACAACTATAGCTTTGATGGAGATTGGGGTAATAATCAGTTCTGGGCGCCCTTTGATCCATACGATTATTTCTCTGATTCAAAACGGGTGCGGCGGATGCTGAGCCAGGAGTTGCGACTGACATCAGATGACGCCATGTATCAGCATGGCCAGGATTGGCGTTGGCTAGCCGGTCTCTACGGACAACGGTTAACGGAGGACACCTCTACCGCCGAATTCTCTAATAATGAGCAGTATGATGCGCTCTCTAGCGATTACAGTGCCGGTACAGGGGCCGCCTTCGGTCAGGTCGAAACGCCGCTCGGTAACGGAACGAGCCTTGCCTCTGGTTTGCGAGTAGAGCAACGAAACGCTAGCTACGATAATACAACAGGGGCGGAGTTCTCTCCAAACTACACCATGCTTGGCGGCTCACTTTCTTTGCAACACGACCTCTCAGAAGCAGTTCGCAGCTACCTTAGCGCCTCACGTGGTTTTAAAGGGGGAGGATTCAATCCAGGAGTAAGTGTACCGCAGGAGAGCCGCCAGTACGCTCCGGAGTATCTCTATAACTTTGAGCTTGGAATTAAAGGAAGCTTCTTCAATCGACGGCTTGAGAGTAACTTGGCGCTCTTTTACGATCTTAGGCGCGACCAACAACTTAAGTTCGCAGTGCAGGATAATCCCGAGGACCCGCTCTCCTTCACCTACATTACGGATAGCTCGGCAAAGGGAGAGAGCTCCGGAATAGAGCTTGAAAACGTTTTAAACGTAACTCCGTGGATGAACCTCTTCGTCTCCGGCTCGCTAATGCAATCAGAGTATAGCGAGGTGCCGCAAGAGAGCGTATCCCTTAAGGGTCGAGCATTCTCGTATGCCCCCAACTATCAATACTCTGTTGGCACTCGCACCGAACTCGGAGGCGGGGTTTTTGCTCGACTCGAAGTTACCGGAAAGGATAGCTTCTACTTTGATGATAGTAATAATCAGATGAGCGATCCATATAACCTCTTTAATGCCACGCTCGGGTACCACAGAGATCGGTGGCGTTTAATGCTCTGGAGTCGAAATCTCTTTAATCAGAGCTACGATGTGCGTGGCTTTTACTTCGGAAACGAACCCCCCGACTATCCAAACAAGCTCTATGTGCAACAGGGAGACCCACGCGCGTTCGGATTAACCCTTACCTATGCCTTTTAAGGGAGCGCTGAGTGCCCAGGGGAGCCTATAGGGTCGAATAGTGGTCTAAATAGAACGGTTCTTGTTAGTTATCTTGTCAGGTTATTGTTGCG of Pseudomonadota bacterium contains these proteins:
- a CDS encoding NAD(P)-binding domain-containing protein; its protein translation is MSLPSNDPSNDPVQGKPSIRLDQSIFSMRPTSADRKTLLEAPATNHSGELTIAQRAAFQQKIAMIGYGVYGQAIHSRLPDHDIVPWERASTSRESSDLATTDLSKAINGRGLLILAVPANAFPNVLNKIRPHPDSVVVSLAKGLIVPNWNPLESERSLRDGPPEGSNA
- a CDS encoding glycerol-3-phosphate dehydrogenase/oxidase, whose product is MTVYAEKISSSLKHTVDSLSRADAINSITDAGTFDILVVGGGIHGAAVARFAAAYGFKTTLLERSDYAGATSSRSSKMAHGGLRYLELCDFEQVFEGIKAREEMFEHIGNLVKPADFLIPVPKGSYFFKIKLGIGLFLYDLLVKKKDRRHRWIPRAKLNFPGFHSGRDDLMGCFVYTDGIMSDARLVIDNIIAARRYGATCLNYCEVTSLTRGKDGILEVKALDTKGGSELNLRAKLIVNCTGPWASMLANTLGAEPRPLKFSRGSHIIFNKPWTGPSLFLPMPGKARYYFVWPHHAGTMVGTTEREVEQIELDPMPSTDEVDEILGRLEKDIPDAGLNRGSACYAFAGIRTLPIRGKDANSAVLSRKHIWTHVNGVLSLLGGKYTTASWTAFEGVKEAAQILGRPLSNAEIQERQDLKKLPGSTSNTESKELINALTHRQLPSEIQDRLLGRYGKRLGDNYLEYVQRSPEKIIELETMIALDTEQVESLEDLMRRRLELEYTEGHGEKYLPIIKEVFRQMRPDIDFDKESTEYLARMQRIHSILGKS
- a CDS encoding HAD-IIA family hydrolase; translated protein: MNTTQGNNAEADRLGTIMIKGEVTLASNGYRPELTTDTSPILNKEAFIFDLDGTVWNGKKIIPGVVEAIQKLRELGKQPIFLTNNSSKSRQEYLTRLQGLGLCNDLKEIVMSTDTVTTYLKNHGFKSAYIMGTPAMREMCAESGVSHEADLSKVNVVVIGFDRTATADKLTEVGRLVAKGIPYIVAHPDPFCPSDEGPIMDCGAYYAAIKVMTGIEAKAILGKPSAAMIEEVEIRFSIARDKMVMFGDRLYTDVALGRAANIDSVLVLTGENTLKDAASSTERPTWILNSVAELHSDV
- a CDS encoding metallophosphoesterase encodes the protein MKFAIVTDSHIGPCGFYRGINRIMSNVSENVLCELAETINRESDISFISQLGDLSQDDVRYPNVEFDRANFKRALWYFQKFNVPVYHAVGNHDRENLNYNDLCELLNLTSLHYSFDANDVHCVFLYTRHFNHQNMTIESDQLEWLKQDLATTKLKTLVFMHHPVSDQDLKGNFWFDGSINKALVSNRAEVREIFEESAKVIGVFNGHLHWNNMTVHNGIPYFTIQSCIEDVSGTGVPSKSYAIVTVVGSKVSVEVCGGDPASFLLDPKQ
- a CDS encoding helix-turn-helix domain-containing protein, whose translation is MTSVPQPLLLTVKEVAKLLRIHRPKVYDLIKAGTIEGFKLGSDWRVKRESVEKLIGVIPEDFFPTSKGLKKVIANGHDHVKLAS
- a CDS encoding glycosyltransferase family 4 protein; amino-acid sequence: MTPKSYCFVVPRYFEGIAGGAETLMGSLARELHARGDRVEIVSTCARDNRTWANEMPAGEELLGGIGGIKLNRFPVDERNLDRWVPLQLSICEGNPVAPDDQITWLAESVNSRPLYAYLLQEQSRFDAIFFGPYLFGTTFWGALLNPQRSVLIPCLHDESYAYLDVIAAMFREVRGCLFNAAPEMHLARSLYGDIPGDVVGMGFELPSRESIKELKPYFTDPAPYILYLGRKETGKNVQLLIDSFCTAKDEGLIAAEVKLVILGGGSFSDLHRPQALARGDIIDLPHLSEIEKQRLLRHALYLCQPSTNESFSIVMMEAWMVETPVVVHAKCAVTKQHVIDSKGGLYFASPQDLGGVTEYYLTHPAGRLQHAQAGRAYVEREYAWSAVLERFDRTMSKLFAVQLEVAAPSQ
- a CDS encoding TonB-dependent receptor, giving the protein MSSRSLLLILSTAAIYLCRSSANAQELESKQEPHATQLFIYGAPFKEALIDLSQSATVVQEERLREKGENNFKYEIESIPDMMWSGGTSRPRFFIIRGIGELEQYEGAPNPSVATIIDDIDFSGLGLVTPMFDIEQVEVLRGPQGIRFGSSALAGAINVRSQDPTEFTTGTVEVMAGNDELGAGGIAIGGAIPGTAEKLQIRFSAYNTQSNGFRNNLYLGRDNTNNIDESLARLKLRYRESARLSFDLSVWGVQASNGFDAFAIDNSLKTHSDRPGQDATQVRAASFKVTAQVLNNLKLEAISSAAKTSNNYSFDGDWGNNQFWAPFDPYDYFSDSKRVRRMLSQELRLTSDDAMYQHGQDWRWLAGLYGQRLTEDTSTAEFSNNEQYDALSSDYSAGTGAAFGQVETPLGNGTSLASGLRVEQRNASYDNTTGAEFSPNYTMLGGSLSLQHDLSEAVRSYLSASRGFKGGGFNPGVSVPQESRQYAPEYLYNFELGIKGSFFNRRLESNLALFYDLRRDQQLKFAVQDNPEDPLSFTYITDSSAKGESSGIELENVLNVTPWMNLFVSGSLMQSEYSEVPQESVSLKGRAFSYAPNYQYSVGTRTELGGGVFARLEVTGKDSFYFDDSNNQMSDPYNLFNATLGYHRDRWRLMLWSRNLFNQSYDVRGFYFGNEPPDYPNKLYVQQGDPRAFGLTLTYAF